In Salinibacterium sp. dk2585, a single window of DNA contains:
- a CDS encoding acetate/propionate family kinase — MSLVFVVNSGSSSIKYQLIDLDSDESLVGGLIERIGEVGSPIPDHEFGMSIVLAKLGDRGDDIVAVGHRVVHGGPNFSSATLIDDAVEEEIDQLSVLAPLHNPGSVRGIRAARAALPSVPHVAVFDTAFHSTLPPEAYTYAIDTGVASEYKIRRYGFHGTSHQYVSRRAAEFLGRSLESLRTIVLHLGNGASVTAVNGGRSVDTSMGLTPLEGLVMGTRSGDIDAGVVFHLAREAGLSIDEIDVLLNRRSGLLGLTGTGDMRDVQVAASGGDEVASAALAVWRHRIRHYIGAYVAGLGGLDALVFTAGIGENNALLRRRALAGLEFLGIHVDDDRNELQSRAERYISPEGAPVAVLVIPTNEELEIARQAAALVA, encoded by the coding sequence GTGAGCCTTGTCTTCGTCGTCAACTCCGGTTCCTCGTCGATCAAGTACCAGCTCATCGACCTCGACTCAGATGAGTCCCTTGTCGGCGGGCTCATTGAACGCATCGGCGAGGTTGGGTCCCCCATCCCCGACCACGAGTTCGGCATGAGCATCGTGCTGGCGAAGCTCGGCGACCGCGGCGATGACATCGTCGCGGTCGGGCACCGGGTCGTGCACGGCGGGCCGAACTTCAGCTCAGCGACCCTCATCGATGACGCGGTCGAGGAGGAGATCGACCAGCTCTCGGTGCTCGCGCCGCTGCACAACCCGGGCAGCGTGCGCGGAATCCGGGCCGCTCGTGCCGCCCTGCCGAGCGTTCCCCACGTCGCAGTCTTCGACACCGCCTTCCACTCGACGCTCCCGCCGGAGGCATACACCTACGCGATCGACACCGGCGTCGCCAGCGAGTACAAGATTCGTCGCTACGGTTTCCACGGCACGTCGCACCAGTACGTGTCGCGCCGGGCCGCCGAGTTCCTGGGGCGTTCACTCGAGTCGCTCCGCACGATCGTGCTCCACCTCGGCAATGGAGCATCCGTCACAGCGGTCAACGGTGGCCGATCGGTCGATACGTCCATGGGGCTCACCCCGCTCGAGGGCCTCGTCATGGGCACCCGCTCTGGCGACATCGACGCGGGCGTCGTCTTCCACCTCGCCCGCGAGGCCGGCCTCTCGATCGACGAGATCGACGTGCTGCTCAACCGCCGCAGCGGCCTGCTCGGCCTCACCGGCACGGGAGACATGCGCGACGTGCAGGTGGCCGCCTCGGGCGGCGACGAGGTCGCTTCGGCCGCCCTCGCAGTCTGGCGCCACCGCATCCGTCACTACATCGGCGCCTACGTGGCCGGCCTCGGTGGCCTCGATGCCCTCGTCTTCACGGCGGGAATCGGCGAGAACAACGCGCTGCTGCGCCGCCGTGCGCTCGCTGGGCTCGAGTTCCTCGGCATCCATGTCGACGACGACCGCAATGAACTCCAGTCGCGCGCAGAGCGGTACATCTCGCCTGAGGGCGCCCCTGTCGCGGTGCTCGTGATCCCCACCAACGAGGAACTCGAGATCGCCCGCCAAGCGGCGGCACTCGTGGCCTGA
- a CDS encoding DNA polymerase III subunit gamma and tau, translating into MVTALYRRYRPETFAELIGQSQVTDPLATALRTDRVNHAYLFSGPRGCGKTTSARILARCLNCAEGPTDTPCGVCPSCVELSRDGGGSLDVVEIDAASHNGVDDARDLRERAVFAPARDRFKIFILDEAHMVTPQGFNALLKIVEEPPEHIKFIFATTEPDKVIGTIRSRTHHYPFRLVPPAQMLDYVGHLCESEGVAVEAGVLPLVVRAGGGSVRDTLSLLDQLIAGSEGDTVVYERAVALLGYTHGALLGEVIDALGAKDASAAFETVDRVIQTGQDPRRFVEDLLEKLRDLIVVSAFPLGNHQGAAAVLRGVQPDELDHMAQQAARFGQAELSRTADIVASALTEMTGATSPRLHLELMVARVLVPASDDTERGALARVERLERRVGVAADVAPAAQSQASVSAEIHSRVAPAPASIPAASRAASASPAEPAPTPPAAARPSAAQPASEERPAPAVEPAATRGPASPAATGPAVTGTPAGPTVERGAEAAPAESATPSEQVPPPQQPVGPVTVQQVRDAWPQILDAVQQAKRTAWMVLFTAQVRELRDGDVLVLEFPSQKDVESLKAQSAPGEGVGDYLKRGVASVLGITPKLIARVAATGAAAAPSSAAPTSGARAQGRPPQSPSSAPSRQAPSARSSAPAQRNDGGSSEVAPSATVSDWATVAIPGAETGAPVEPSATGSAPASPGGARVSAAPDSRAAADASRDDEPPFDDEPPFDPDYDRVPPPGEPGAPSGARRPSSQGASGGQQRPAKAPNSGRPQASAPARQGAPHNGPQKYGEAVVRQVLGATFIEEQPHTPRVTPGMN; encoded by the coding sequence GTGGTTACCGCCCTTTATCGCCGCTACCGGCCCGAGACCTTTGCCGAGCTCATCGGGCAGTCGCAGGTGACCGATCCGCTCGCGACCGCGTTGCGCACCGATCGGGTCAACCACGCCTACCTCTTCAGCGGTCCGAGGGGCTGCGGCAAAACGACATCCGCCCGCATCCTGGCGCGCTGCCTCAACTGTGCCGAGGGTCCCACCGACACGCCCTGCGGCGTGTGCCCCAGCTGTGTCGAGTTGAGCCGCGACGGGGGCGGCTCCCTCGATGTCGTCGAGATCGACGCCGCCAGTCACAACGGTGTCGACGACGCGCGCGACCTTCGCGAGCGGGCGGTCTTCGCTCCCGCGCGTGACCGCTTCAAGATCTTCATCCTCGATGAGGCCCACATGGTCACGCCGCAGGGCTTCAACGCGCTCCTCAAGATCGTCGAAGAACCGCCGGAGCACATCAAGTTCATCTTCGCGACGACCGAGCCAGACAAGGTCATCGGCACGATCCGCTCGCGCACGCACCACTATCCGTTCCGCCTGGTGCCGCCCGCCCAGATGCTCGACTACGTGGGTCACCTCTGCGAGAGCGAGGGCGTCGCGGTCGAGGCGGGTGTGCTTCCCCTCGTCGTGCGGGCCGGTGGTGGCTCTGTGCGTGACACGCTGTCCCTGCTCGACCAGCTCATTGCCGGCTCGGAGGGCGACACGGTCGTCTACGAGCGAGCCGTCGCGCTCCTCGGCTACACCCACGGCGCACTGCTGGGCGAAGTCATCGATGCCCTCGGCGCGAAGGATGCCTCGGCGGCGTTTGAGACGGTCGATCGCGTCATCCAGACGGGGCAAGACCCGCGCCGCTTCGTCGAAGACCTGCTCGAGAAGCTCCGCGACCTGATCGTCGTGAGCGCCTTCCCGCTCGGCAACCACCAGGGCGCCGCAGCCGTACTGCGGGGCGTGCAGCCCGACGAGCTCGACCACATGGCGCAGCAGGCGGCCCGCTTCGGCCAGGCCGAGCTGAGCCGCACGGCAGACATCGTCGCCTCCGCACTCACCGAGATGACGGGCGCCACCTCACCGCGACTGCACCTCGAACTCATGGTCGCGCGCGTGCTGGTGCCGGCATCCGACGACACCGAGCGCGGAGCGCTTGCCCGCGTCGAGCGTCTCGAGCGCCGGGTCGGGGTGGCGGCGGATGTCGCGCCGGCCGCGCAGTCGCAGGCGAGCGTCTCGGCCGAGATACACTCGCGCGTCGCGCCCGCTCCCGCGTCGATCCCGGCAGCGTCCCGCGCGGCATCCGCCTCTCCCGCCGAGCCTGCGCCGACCCCGCCCGCTGCCGCCCGGCCCTCCGCCGCCCAGCCCGCCAGCGAGGAGCGCCCTGCCCCCGCAGTCGAGCCCGCCGCGACGAGAGGCCCCGCGAGTCCTGCCGCGACAGGCCCTGCCGTGACAGGCACTCCCGCCGGGCCCACGGTGGAACGCGGCGCCGAAGCCGCGCCAGCAGAGAGCGCCACGCCGTCCGAGCAGGTTCCCCCGCCCCAGCAGCCGGTCGGCCCCGTCACCGTGCAGCAGGTGCGGGATGCCTGGCCGCAGATCCTCGACGCGGTGCAGCAGGCCAAGCGCACCGCGTGGATGGTGCTGTTCACGGCGCAGGTGCGTGAGCTGCGCGACGGAGACGTGCTCGTGCTCGAGTTCCCGAGCCAGAAAGACGTCGAGTCGCTCAAGGCGCAGTCCGCGCCGGGGGAGGGCGTCGGCGACTACCTCAAGCGCGGTGTCGCATCCGTGCTCGGCATCACCCCGAAGCTCATCGCCCGCGTGGCCGCCACGGGGGCAGCCGCCGCGCCGTCCTCCGCCGCGCCCACCTCGGGAGCGCGGGCACAGGGACGCCCTCCGCAGTCCCCGTCGAGCGCACCGTCCCGGCAGGCTCCCTCGGCCAGGTCCAGCGCGCCGGCCCAGCGAAATGACGGCGGGTCTTCGGAGGTGGCACCCAGCGCGACCGTCTCCGACTGGGCGACCGTCGCGATCCCCGGTGCCGAGACTGGTGCGCCGGTGGAGCCGTCCGCAACAGGCTCAGCACCCGCATCCCCTGGCGGCGCGCGGGTGAGCGCAGCGCCTGACAGCCGCGCTGCGGCCGATGCCAGCCGTGACGACGAGCCGCCGTTCGATGATGAGCCGCCCTTCGACCCCGACTATGACAGGGTGCCGCCGCCCGGCGAGCCCGGTGCGCCCTCCGGAGCACGCCGCCCGTCCTCGCAGGGGGCATCCGGTGGCCAGCAGAGGCCGGCCAAAGCGCCGAACAGCGGGCGCCCGCAGGCGAGTGCGCCGGCGCGGCAGGGCGCTCCCCACAACGGCCCGCAGAAGTACGGCGAGGCCGTCGTGCGGCAGGTGCTCGGTGCGACCTTCATCGAAGAGCAGCCCCACACTCCGCGCGTGACCCCAGGGATGAACTGA
- the recR gene encoding recombination mediator RecR, with product MYEGIVQELIDEFGRLPGIGPKSAQRIAFHILQTESYDAGRLAELLTIVREKVRFCDICGNVTEHETCSICRDPRRSQATICVVEEAKDVVAIERTREFRGLYHVLGGAISPIDGVGPDDLRIRQLMQRLADGTVTEVIIATDPNLEGEATATYLSRLLNQPGLSVSRLASGLPVGGDLEYADEVTLGRAFEGRRLVEN from the coding sequence ATGTATGAGGGAATCGTCCAAGAGCTGATCGACGAGTTCGGTCGCCTGCCGGGAATCGGGCCGAAGTCCGCCCAGCGCATCGCGTTCCACATCCTCCAGACGGAGTCGTACGACGCCGGCCGCCTGGCCGAACTCCTCACGATCGTGCGCGAGAAGGTGCGCTTCTGCGACATCTGCGGCAATGTGACGGAGCACGAGACGTGCAGCATCTGCCGTGACCCGCGCCGCTCCCAGGCCACCATCTGCGTCGTCGAGGAGGCGAAGGATGTCGTGGCGATCGAGCGCACGCGCGAGTTCCGCGGCCTCTACCACGTGCTTGGCGGTGCGATCAGCCCGATCGACGGCGTCGGGCCAGACGACCTGCGCATTCGCCAGCTGATGCAGCGGCTCGCCGACGGCACCGTCACGGAGGTCATCATCGCGACCGACCCGAACCTCGAGGGCGAGGCGACGGCCACCTACCTCTCCCGGCTCCTCAACCAGCCGGGACTCTCCGTCTCGCGCCTCGCCTCGGGCCTTCCCGTCGGGGGAGACCTCGAATATGCCGACGAGGTAACCCTCGGGCGTGCCTTTGAGGGGCGCCGCCTGGTCGAGAACTAG
- a CDS encoding aspartate kinase: MALIVQKYGGSSVADAEGIKRVASRIVATRRAGNDVVVVVSAMGDTTDELLDLSAAVSEAPAGRELDMLLTAGERISMALLAMAIRDLGEEARSYTGSQAGMITDEKHGAARIVEVSPRRVQDALDHGYIAIVAGFQGFNRDSGDITTLGRGGSDTTAVALAAALNAEVCEIYTDVDGVFTTDPRMVPAAHKIDRITTEEMLELAAAGAKVLYIRAVEYARRHGVTLHVRSSFSDKPGTIVVNSTEGETVEEPIITGIAADLSEDKITVAGVPDVPGTAARIFTIAASAGANIDLIVQNSSTVDTGLADISFTLPKSQVAATLEALEAGRSEVGFAGLQHDAGIGKIAVVGTGMRTNTGVSAKLFAALSEAGINIEMISTSEIRISVVTRAEIVPDAVRIIHTAFDLDAEGEAIVYGGTGR, translated from the coding sequence GTGGCCCTGATTGTGCAGAAGTACGGCGGCTCATCCGTTGCGGATGCCGAGGGCATCAAGCGTGTTGCGTCCCGCATCGTCGCCACCCGCCGCGCGGGCAACGACGTCGTCGTGGTCGTCTCGGCGATGGGTGACACGACCGATGAGCTCCTCGACCTCTCCGCGGCAGTGTCGGAGGCCCCGGCCGGACGCGAGCTCGACATGCTCCTGACGGCGGGGGAGCGCATTTCAATGGCGCTCCTCGCGATGGCGATCCGCGACCTCGGCGAGGAGGCGCGTTCCTACACGGGCAGCCAGGCCGGCATGATCACCGACGAGAAGCACGGCGCGGCTCGCATCGTCGAGGTCTCCCCTCGCCGCGTGCAAGACGCCCTCGACCACGGCTACATCGCGATCGTCGCGGGCTTCCAGGGCTTCAACCGCGACTCGGGCGACATCACGACCCTCGGTCGCGGCGGCTCGGACACGACGGCGGTCGCCCTCGCGGCGGCCCTCAACGCCGAGGTCTGTGAGATCTACACCGACGTCGACGGCGTCTTCACGACCGACCCCCGCATGGTTCCCGCCGCGCACAAGATCGACCGCATCACCACGGAGGAGATGCTCGAGCTCGCGGCCGCGGGGGCGAAGGTTCTTTATATCCGCGCAGTGGAATATGCGCGCAGGCACGGCGTCACCCTGCACGTCCGTTCCTCGTTCAGTGACAAGCCCGGCACCATCGTGGTGAATTCAACAGAGGGAGAGACCGTGGAAGAACCGATCATCACGGGCATCGCTGCCGACCTCAGCGAAGACAAGATCACGGTCGCGGGAGTTCCGGATGTCCCGGGCACCGCCGCGCGCATCTTCACGATCGCGGCCAGCGCGGGCGCCAACATTGACCTCATCGTGCAGAACTCCTCCACGGTCGACACGGGTCTCGCCGACATCTCCTTCACACTCCCAAAGTCGCAGGTTGCCGCGACCCTCGAGGCTCTCGAGGCGGGCCGCAGCGAGGTCGGCTTCGCGGGCCTGCAGCACGACGCCGGTATCGGCAAGATTGCAGTCGTCGGCACCGGCATGCGCACCAACACGGGCGTCTCGGCCAAGCTTTTCGCCGCACTCTCCGAGGCGGGGATCAACATTGAGATGATCTCGACGAGCGAAATCCGTATCAGCGTCGTCACCCGCGCGGAGATCGTGCCCGACGCCGTTCGCATCATCCACACTGCTTTCGACCTTGATGCCGAGGGCGAAGCAATCGTCTACGGAGGCACCGGCCGATGA
- a CDS encoding aspartate-semialdehyde dehydrogenase: MSTAAGINIGVVGATGQVGTVVRRLLEERDFPVASIRFFASARSAGTTLSFKGEDIVVEDAATADPSGLDVAIFSAGATLSKAQAPRFAAAGVTVVDNSSGWRLDPEVPLVVSEVNPHAIDQAAKGIIANPNCTTMAAMPVLKVLHEEAGLERLIVSTYQAVSGAGLKGGTELLEQTRAAVEQDAMGLVNDGSAVTMPAPSAFPKNIAFDVIPLAGSIVDDGLHETDEEKKLRNESRKILELPELLVSGTCVRVPVFTGHSLSINAEFSRAISPERARELLADAPGVELSDVPTPLEAAGKDPSFVGRIRQDEGVPGGRGLALFISNDNLRKGAALNAVQIAELVAARRLAAA; encoded by the coding sequence ATGAGCACTGCAGCAGGAATCAACATCGGCGTCGTCGGTGCCACCGGCCAGGTCGGCACGGTTGTGCGTCGCCTCCTGGAGGAGCGCGACTTCCCAGTCGCGAGCATCCGTTTCTTCGCCTCCGCACGTTCGGCAGGCACAACGCTGTCGTTCAAGGGCGAGGACATCGTGGTGGAAGATGCCGCGACGGCCGACCCCTCCGGCCTTGATGTCGCGATCTTCTCGGCGGGCGCAACGCTCTCCAAGGCGCAGGCCCCGCGCTTCGCTGCCGCGGGCGTGACGGTCGTCGACAACTCCTCCGGCTGGCGCCTCGACCCCGAGGTCCCGCTCGTCGTGAGTGAGGTCAACCCGCACGCGATCGACCAGGCGGCCAAGGGCATCATCGCGAACCCGAACTGCACGACCATGGCCGCCATGCCCGTGCTCAAGGTCCTGCACGAGGAGGCCGGGCTCGAGCGCCTCATCGTCAGCACCTACCAGGCCGTCTCCGGCGCAGGGCTCAAGGGCGGCACCGAGCTGCTCGAGCAGACCCGCGCCGCGGTCGAGCAAGACGCCATGGGCCTTGTCAACGACGGTTCCGCCGTCACGATGCCGGCGCCCAGTGCCTTCCCGAAGAACATCGCCTTCGACGTCATCCCCCTCGCAGGCAGCATCGTCGATGACGGCCTTCACGAGACCGACGAGGAGAAGAAGCTCCGCAACGAGAGCCGCAAGATCCTCGAACTGCCAGAGCTCCTCGTGAGCGGCACCTGCGTGCGCGTGCCCGTCTTCACAGGCCACTCCTTGTCGATCAACGCCGAGTTCTCTCGCGCTATCAGCCCTGAGCGGGCGCGTGAACTGCTGGCGGATGCCCCTGGCGTCGAGCTTTCCGACGTGCCGACCCCGCTCGAGGCCGCTGGCAAGGACCCGAGCTTCGTGGGACGCATCCGTCAGGACGAGGGCGTGCCCGGTGGTCGCGGCCTCGCACTGTTCATCAGCAACGACAACCTCCGCAAGGGAGCGGCGCTCAACGCGGTGCAGATCGCGGAGCTCGTTGCCGCCCGCAGGCTCGCGGCAGCGTGA
- a CDS encoding malate:quinone oxidoreductase: MSASADSATQPLDVALIGGGIMSATLGALIKQLQPDWSIEIFESLSETALESSNPWNNAGTGHAAFCELNYGKEQADGTFEIQTAVTVNEQFQVSRQFWSFMVREGSLPDPKSFINPVPHISFVWGEENVDYLRRRFDALKANPLFGDMEFTDDPAVIRSWAPLLLPGRAKSQPIAATRVVGGTDVDFGALTRALLSYLTDNGAKLTLERKVTGLKRGRDGSWTIRSRHTVGGTPAVTRARFVFVGAGGGALSLLQKSGIKEIKGYGGFPISGQFLRTDNPALVARHTAKVYGKAAVGAPPMSVPHLDTRVVDGKGSLMFGPYAGFSPKFLKTGSWFDLPFSLRPSNIIPMLAVAKDNFDLVKYLVTELLASRAKKLDSLRQFMPEAKDGDWELITAGQRVQVMKKDAKKGGVLQFGTEVVAAEDGSIAGLLGASPGASTAVPIMISLLERCFPDRFEAWKPSIAQMVPSLGRRLSEDPELAQQMIESTSRDLSLT, translated from the coding sequence GTGAGTGCCTCCGCAGATTCCGCCACCCAGCCCTTAGACGTCGCCCTGATCGGCGGTGGCATCATGAGCGCCACCCTCGGTGCGCTGATCAAGCAGCTCCAGCCGGACTGGTCGATCGAGATCTTCGAGAGCCTCTCCGAGACGGCGCTCGAGAGCTCCAACCCGTGGAACAACGCTGGCACGGGCCACGCGGCCTTCTGCGAGCTGAACTACGGCAAGGAGCAGGCTGACGGCACCTTCGAGATCCAAACGGCCGTCACGGTCAACGAGCAGTTCCAGGTGTCGCGCCAGTTCTGGTCGTTCATGGTGCGGGAGGGTTCGCTGCCTGACCCGAAGTCGTTCATCAACCCCGTGCCACACATCAGCTTCGTGTGGGGCGAGGAGAACGTCGACTACCTGCGCCGCCGCTTCGACGCACTCAAGGCCAACCCCCTTTTCGGCGACATGGAGTTCACGGATGACCCTGCCGTCATCCGCTCCTGGGCGCCGCTCCTCCTTCCGGGCCGGGCGAAGTCGCAGCCGATCGCGGCGACTCGTGTCGTCGGCGGTACGGATGTCGACTTCGGCGCCCTGACTCGCGCGCTGCTCTCCTACCTGACCGACAACGGCGCGAAGCTGACCCTGGAACGCAAGGTCACGGGCCTCAAGCGCGGTCGCGATGGCTCGTGGACCATTCGTTCGCGCCACACGGTCGGCGGCACTCCCGCCGTGACCCGTGCGCGTTTCGTCTTCGTCGGTGCCGGCGGTGGCGCACTCTCGCTCCTGCAGAAGTCGGGCATCAAGGAGATCAAGGGCTACGGTGGTTTCCCCATCAGCGGCCAGTTCCTCCGCACTGACAACCCAGCCCTCGTCGCCCGCCATACGGCGAAGGTCTACGGCAAGGCGGCGGTGGGCGCACCTCCCATGTCGGTTCCCCACCTCGACACGCGTGTTGTCGACGGCAAGGGCAGCCTGATGTTCGGCCCCTACGCCGGCTTCTCGCCCAAGTTCCTGAAGACGGGCTCGTGGTTCGATCTTCCCTTCTCGCTGCGCCCGAGCAACATCATCCCCATGCTCGCGGTCGCGAAAGACAACTTCGACCTCGTGAAGTACCTCGTGACGGAGCTGCTCGCATCCCGGGCCAAGAAGCTCGATTCGCTCCGCCAGTTCATGCCGGAGGCGAAGGACGGGGACTGGGAACTCATCACGGCCGGCCAGCGCGTCCAAGTCATGAAGAAGGATGCCAAGAAGGGCGGCGTGCTCCAGTTCGGCACCGAGGTCGTGGCGGCGGAAGATGGCTCGATCGCGGGGCTCCTGGGCGCTTCCCCCGGCGCGTCGACGGCCGTGCCGATCATGATCTCGCTGCTCGAGCGCTGCTTCCCCGACCGTTTTGAGGCATGGAAGCCGTCGATCGCCCAGATGGTGCCGAGCCTCGGGCGTCGTCTCTCGGAGGACCCGGAACTCGCGCAGCAGATGATCGAGTCGACCTCGCGCGATTTGTCGCTCACCTAA